A stretch of the Lolium perenne isolate Kyuss_39 chromosome 3, Kyuss_2.0, whole genome shotgun sequence genome encodes the following:
- the LOC139838057 gene encoding uncharacterized protein has protein sequence MSGRLPRASEEGGEGYAPSDPALKDDGLTAVDMYNCWLGRRLIPLRCRAHPMWEYRGQNDRTRSTATEWDEGEYRKALAKITTATFTSFEDGLQPYTEDTPAPQRWQKIADHLPPLAGKEPPEMTEGEEEEVDEEEERTESDSEARDFIRLPRGAQRGAAASSQGAAEEEPTSRPEDKAEPSKEGAEPLSKRSRPTLWKGP, from the exons ATGTCCGGTCGGCTGCCGCGCGCGAGCGAAGAAGGTGGTGAAGGATATGCGCCAAGCGATCCAGCGCTAAAAGATGACGGCCTGACGGCGGTCGacatgtacaactgttggcttggccggcggctgatccccctgcggtgccgagctcaccccatgtgggagtaccggggacagaacgaccgcacccggtcgacggcgaccgagtgggacgagggcgagtaccggaaggcgctcgctaagatcaccactgccacctttacttccttcgaggacggcttgcagccctacaccgaagacaccccagcgcctcag cgttggcagaagatcgcagaccacctccctcctctcgccggaaaggaaccaccggagatgaccgaaggcgaggaggaagaggtcgacgaggaggaggagcgcaccgagtcggactcggAGGCGCGGGACTTCATCAGACTCCCGCGCGGGGCGCAGAGGGGTGCCGCGGCCTCGTCCCAGGGCGCGGCTGAAGAGGAGCCTACCTCCCGTCCGGAGGACAAGGCGGAGCCCTccaaggaaggggccgagccgcTATCGAAGCGATCGCGCCCCACTCTCTGGAAGGGTCCATGA